Proteins found in one Silene latifolia isolate original U9 population unplaced genomic scaffold, ASM4854445v1 scaffold_20.1, whole genome shotgun sequence genomic segment:
- the LOC141638292 gene encoding protein FAR1-RELATED SEQUENCE 5-like, giving the protein MGQRRTSMCNYWTDAHGIKKACPNVFNHSVHKYCMWHIMQKMPEKVGRAICNDTDFMTDINVVVWDVDLEPHEFEQNWKTVIEAHGMESNRWLKYVFAIRQKWIPAYFRDLPLGCLLRTTQRSESSNSYFKWFESHFGTLVEFWMRYNSAIEQQRHTQRRLDTANEHSMLEKVGPMKVEMHASLVYTHPIFADFQHEVKHAICSMGVGDLTREGTVEYHDAFVMGEARDFRVEFNTKTNESKCACKCVLRGMALYVGISWVWNGRQVHRIPETYVLARWTKKSYRPVVRDEDGKVIEDIDEADIKKAEMSNVWSEIYATVGVMDSYATVKHMKQLQKILTQFRENITGPREPKTKNQEIEALLGITASNDIDLRPPNKAKNKGSGKRLRSSKEKAKTKQQKRKRRCVKRKKWVNHNKENLYSSISLKVPLR; this is encoded by the coding sequence ATGGGGCAAAGAAGAACCTCAATGTGTAATTACTGGACCGATGCCCACGGAATTAAGAAAGCTTGCCCAAATGTCTTCAACCATTCTGTCCACAAgtactgcatgtggcatatcatgcagaAAATGCCTGAGAAAGTGGGAAGGGCAATCTGCAATGATACAGACTTTATGACCGACATAAATGTCGTTGTGTGGGATGTCGACCTCGAGCCACACGAATTTGAACAGAACTGGAAAACTGTTATTGAAGCCCATGGTATGGAAAGCAACCGGTGGTTGAAGTATGTCTTTGCAATCAGACAAAAGTGGATACCGGCATACTTTCGGGATCTCCCTCTAGGTTGTTTGTTGCGAACAACCCAGAGATCCGAAAGTTCAAACAGCTATTTCAAGTGGTTTGAAAGCCATTTTGGAACCCTCGTCGAGTTCTGGATGAGGTACAATTCCGCAATAGAGCAGCAAAGGCATACACAAAGGAGGTTGGACACTGCCAATGAGCATAGTATGCTCGAGAAAGTAGGGCCGATGAAGGTAGAGATGCATGCCTCACTTGTCTACACCCATCCAATCTTTGCCGACTTTCAACACGAAGTCAAACATGCCATATGCAGCATGGGGGTCGGGGATTTGACAAGAGAAGGGACAGTGGAGTACCATGACGCGTTCGTGATGGGTGAAGCACGAGACTTCCGAGTGGAATTTAACACCAAAACGAACGAGAGCAAATGTGCATGTAAGTGCGTTTTGAGAGGCATGGCATTGTACGTCGGCATATCGtgggtgtggaatggtaggcAGGTCCACAGGATACCTGAGACTTATGTCCttgctcgatggacaaagaaatccTACAGGCCAGTTGTCCGAGATGAAGATGGAAAGGTGATAGAAGACATTGACGAAGCTGACATCAAGAAAGCTGAGATGTCAAACGTTTGGTCTGAAATTTATGCAACTGTCGGGGTGATGGACAGTTATGCTACGGTTAAACACATGAAGCAACTGCAGAAAATCCTGACACAGTTCAGGGAGAACATCACAGGACCACGTGAACCGAAGACCAAAAACCAGGAAATCGAGGCTCTTCTCGGCATCACAGCTTCAAATGATATTGACCTTCGACCGccaaacaaggccaagaataagggCAGTGGCAAAAGATTAAGGTCCTCCAAAGAAAAGGCCAAGACCAAGCAACAAAAGAGGAAGCGAAGATGCGTAAAGCGCAAGAAGTGGGTGAACCACAACAAAGAGAACTTGTACTCTTCCATTTCTTTGAAAGTCCCCCttcgatga